The following coding sequences are from one Rhodospirillales bacterium window:
- a CDS encoding polysaccharide deacetylase family protein gives MAYEPPITIVDKLRSRYARARKAKPHTLANTRSIVSFSFDDFPRSAVRVGGRILAAHGVVGTYYVAGGMIGRRGESGEFATHEDVCDVIANGHELACHSHSHQDGMRVPASAMMRDIDRNARHVARTIGGYRLQNFAYPYGRVSRGLQVAVGARFTSARGVLPGINHGTIDLTYLHSSLLYAAPEYQAAAHRMIEENVLLGGWLIFLTHDVGPHPSPYGCTAPQLDAAVRAALASGAEVLTVAAALDRIGVPKPEPSRLRDQDRRAAN, from the coding sequence TCGTCGACAAGCTCCGGTCGCGGTACGCGCGCGCGCGCAAAGCCAAGCCGCACACTCTCGCCAACACCCGCTCCATTGTCTCGTTTTCCTTCGATGATTTCCCGCGTTCCGCCGTCCGTGTCGGCGGCCGCATCCTCGCGGCGCACGGTGTGGTTGGCACGTATTACGTCGCCGGCGGGATGATCGGCAGGCGCGGCGAGAGCGGCGAGTTCGCGACCCATGAGGACGTGTGCGACGTCATTGCCAACGGCCACGAACTGGCATGCCACAGTCATAGTCACCAGGATGGCATGCGCGTGCCCGCGAGCGCGATGATGCGCGATATCGATCGCAACGCCCGGCACGTCGCGAGAACCATCGGCGGTTATCGCCTCCAGAATTTCGCCTACCCTTATGGCCGTGTCTCTCGGGGTCTCCAGGTCGCCGTCGGGGCGCGGTTCACGTCGGCGCGGGGCGTCCTGCCCGGGATCAACCACGGAACGATCGATCTTACCTATCTCCACTCCAGTCTGCTTTACGCTGCACCCGAGTATCAGGCGGCCGCACACCGGATGATCGAGGAGAATGTCCTGCTCGGCGGCTGGCTGATTTTCCTCACCCACGACGTCGGCCCGCATCCGTCCCCCTACGGCTGCACGGCGCCGCAGCTCGACGCGGCGGTGCGGGCGGCGCTGGCGTCCGGGGCTGAAGTGCTGACCGTGGCCGCGGCGCTGGACCGCATCGGCGTCCCCAAGCCGGAGCCATCGCGGTTGCGGGATCAAGACCGGCGCGCGGCGAACTGA
- a CDS encoding neutral zinc metallopeptidase, translating into MRWRTGRRSQNIEDRRGSPMGGGFGGFRMGRGGMGFPGGIRVGRRGGVGGIGAIIFILVALFFGVDPGMFMGGSETTAVAPSDAPSTARPAAENELKDFVSVVLADTEDTWSAVFREAGAQYHEPNLVLFTGAVQSACGYAQAAMGPFYCPGDQKIYIDLGFYDDLRNRFGAPGDFAQAYVIAHEVGHHVQTLLGISPKVHAAQQRASQSEANALSVMLELQADCFAGVWAKRADHARNILEAGDIEEGLNAASAIGDDRLQRRSSGRVVPDSFTHGSSAQRVNWFRRGLESGDPAACDTFSARS; encoded by the coding sequence ATGCGCTGGCGAACGGGGCGACGAAGCCAAAACATCGAGGACCGGCGCGGCAGTCCGATGGGCGGCGGTTTCGGCGGCTTCCGCATGGGTCGTGGCGGCATGGGCTTTCCGGGCGGGATCCGGGTCGGCCGCCGCGGCGGGGTCGGCGGCATCGGCGCCATCATATTCATTCTCGTCGCGCTGTTCTTCGGCGTCGATCCCGGCATGTTCATGGGTGGCTCGGAGACCACCGCCGTCGCACCTTCGGACGCTCCATCCACGGCTCGACCGGCGGCCGAGAACGAGCTGAAGGATTTCGTGTCGGTGGTCCTCGCCGACACCGAGGACACCTGGAGCGCCGTGTTCAGGGAGGCGGGCGCCCAATACCATGAACCGAACCTGGTCCTGTTCACCGGCGCGGTGCAGTCCGCTTGTGGCTATGCCCAGGCGGCGATGGGACCGTTCTACTGCCCCGGCGACCAGAAGATCTACATCGACCTCGGCTTCTATGACGATCTCAGGAACCGGTTCGGCGCGCCCGGAGATTTTGCGCAAGCCTACGTGATCGCCCATGAGGTCGGTCACCACGTCCAGACCCTGCTCGGGATCAGCCCGAAGGTCCACGCGGCGCAACAGCGGGCCAGCCAGAGCGAAGCCAATGCGCTCTCCGTGATGCTCGAGTTGCAGGCCGACTGCTTTGCCGGGGTTTGGGCCAAACGCGCCGATCATGCGCGCAACATCCTCGAAGCCGGCGACATCGAGGAAGGTCTGAACGCGGCGAGTGCCATCGGCGACGATCGTCTGCAGCGGCGGTCGAGCGGCCGCGTGGTCCCGGATTCGTTCACCCACGGAAGCTCGGCGCAACGGGTCAACTGGTTCCGACGGGGGTTGGAGAGCGGCGACCCGGCGGCGTGCGACACCTTCAGCGCCCGCTCATGA
- a CDS encoding GNAT family N-acetyltransferase, translated as MIRVHVVRPGELASAELARWSQLQAADPRLASPYFSPGFTLAVGRARPDARVAVIEGASRIAGFFPFQKRPFGLGIPLGGPLSDYQGIIGNRDITIDAPALLRGCGLAGFAFTNLIAADDAFKPYHRRVDPSHQIDVSAGVDAFMAERRAAGSDVIPATLRKRRKIEREVGPLRWVLKDPDPASLERVIAWKRDQYRRTRAVDGFAYRWPATLLADLHRIDAPEFGGVLSTLWAGDRMIAGHMGMRSQSVWHYWYPVYDPAFGKYSPGQIMLLAMVESCADLGANVIDLGKGAYIHKLRLGNRAVDVAEGYAGLASLATAMQRLCVRFERTVRRLPLGPAAEWPGKALRRLEGHLGYL; from the coding sequence ATGATCCGGGTCCATGTGGTTCGGCCGGGCGAACTGGCCTCGGCCGAACTGGCCCGCTGGTCGCAGCTTCAGGCCGCCGATCCACGATTGGCGAGCCCCTACTTCTCCCCCGGCTTCACGCTCGCGGTGGGCCGGGCGCGCCCGGATGCCCGTGTCGCCGTCATCGAGGGCGCAAGCCGCATCGCCGGTTTCTTCCCGTTTCAGAAGCGCCCGTTCGGGCTCGGTATTCCGCTCGGCGGGCCGCTTTCGGACTATCAGGGGATCATCGGCAATAGGGACATCACGATCGACGCGCCGGCGCTGTTGCGCGGCTGCGGGCTCGCAGGCTTCGCTTTCACCAACCTCATCGCGGCGGACGATGCCTTCAAGCCCTATCACCGCCGCGTCGATCCCTCCCATCAGATCGACGTTTCGGCGGGGGTCGACGCGTTCATGGCCGAGCGGCGGGCGGCCGGATCCGATGTCATCCCGGCCACCTTGCGCAAACGCCGCAAGATCGAGCGCGAGGTCGGGCCGCTGCGCTGGGTCCTGAAGGATCCGGACCCGGCGTCTCTCGAGCGGGTCATTGCATGGAAGCGGGATCAGTACCGGCGCACGCGGGCCGTCGACGGCTTCGCCTACCGCTGGCCGGCGACCCTGCTCGCGGATCTCCATCGCATCGACGCGCCGGAGTTCGGCGGCGTCCTCTCGACCTTGTGGGCCGGCGATCGGATGATCGCCGGCCACATGGGCATGCGTTCGCAGAGCGTGTGGCACTACTGGTATCCGGTCTATGATCCCGCCTTCGGCAAGTATTCGCCCGGCCAGATCATGCTGTTGGCGATGGTGGAGAGCTGCGCCGATCTCGGCGCCAACGTCATCGACCTCGGCAAAGGCGCCTACATCCACAAGCTGCGCCTCGGCAACCGCGCCGTCGACGTGGCCGAGGGCTATGCCGGGCTTGCCTCGCTGGCGACCGCAATGCAGCGCCTTTGCGTCCGGTTCGAACGGACGGTCCGGCGCCTGCCGCTCGGGCCGGCAGCCGAGTGGCCGGGCAAAGCCTTACGCCGCCTTGAAGGCCACCTGGGGTACCTGTGA
- a CDS encoding 4-hydroxybenzoate octaprenyltransferase, producing MANASSDIRDDNPVLRAAPPAWRPYLRLARIDRPIGTWLLLLPGWWSIALAAEEWPNLWYLALFAVGALVMRGAGCTFNDLVDRRYDAKVARTAGRPIPAGEVSVFKAWLFMGMLCLIGLVVLLQFNAFAVWLGVASLVMIAVYPFMKRITDWPQAWLGLTFNWGALLGWAAVRGDLAAPAIALYIGGLFWTLGYDTIYAHQDKEDDALIGVRSTALRFGAETKPMVAGFYALAAAMFVVAGYAAELSFPYLIAIVLVILHAIWQVVFVDLDDPDSCLRTFRSNRDFGLVLFIGIVAAKAL from the coding sequence ATGGCCAACGCATCCAGCGACATCCGTGACGACAACCCCGTGCTTCGCGCCGCCCCGCCGGCGTGGCGTCCGTATCTGCGTCTGGCCCGCATCGACCGGCCGATCGGCACGTGGCTCTTGCTGTTGCCCGGGTGGTGGAGCATCGCGCTCGCCGCGGAAGAATGGCCGAACCTGTGGTACCTGGCACTGTTCGCCGTCGGCGCATTGGTGATGCGCGGCGCCGGGTGCACGTTCAACGACCTCGTCGACCGGCGCTACGATGCCAAGGTGGCCCGCACCGCGGGGCGTCCGATCCCGGCGGGAGAGGTGAGCGTGTTCAAGGCCTGGCTGTTCATGGGCATGTTGTGTCTGATCGGCCTGGTCGTCCTGCTGCAGTTCAACGCCTTCGCCGTCTGGCTCGGCGTCGCGTCGCTGGTGATGATCGCGGTCTACCCGTTCATGAAGCGGATCACCGACTGGCCGCAGGCGTGGCTCGGCCTCACCTTCAACTGGGGCGCGCTGCTCGGCTGGGCGGCGGTGCGCGGCGACCTGGCGGCGCCGGCGATCGCGCTCTACATCGGCGGGCTGTTCTGGACGCTCGGCTACGACACCATCTATGCCCACCAGGACAAGGAGGACGACGCGCTGATCGGCGTCCGCTCGACGGCGCTGCGGTTCGGCGCCGAGACCAAGCCCATGGTCGCCGGCTTCTATGCGCTGGCGGCGGCGATGTTCGTGGTGGCCGGATATGCGGCCGAGCTCAGCTTTCCCTACCTGATCGCGATCGTCCTGGTGATCCTCCACGCCATCTGGCAGGTGGTGTTCGTCGATCTCGACGATCCGGATAGCTGCCTCAGGACCTTTCGGTCCAACCGCGACTTCGGCCTGGTCCTGTTCATCGGCATCGTCGCCGCCAAGGCGCTGTAG
- a CDS encoding 16S rRNA (uracil(1498)-N(3))-methyltransferase translates to MSTSLPKTRLFVAEDLGPASVLTVGGKSAHYLLNVLRMTAGDRLTVFNGRDGEWLAAIAAAGRMRCELALEQRMRTQHAEPGPWLLFAPIKKTGVDFIVEKATELGAAHLWPVLTRRTQSGRVNLERLQAQAIEAAEQCRRLTIPAIAAPVSLAALPAHWPPDRRLIVLDERGTAPPLAAVIQDGARRHPTMPVGFLVGPEGGFTASELDALTTLPFLSAASLGPRILRAETAALAALACWQAVAGDWGQ, encoded by the coding sequence ATGTCGACGTCGTTGCCCAAGACCCGCCTGTTCGTCGCCGAAGATCTCGGCCCTGCGTCGGTGCTCACCGTCGGCGGCAAGTCCGCGCACTATCTCCTCAACGTCCTGCGGATGACCGCCGGCGATCGGCTGACCGTGTTCAACGGCCGTGACGGCGAATGGCTGGCGGCAATTGCCGCCGCCGGCCGGATGCGCTGCGAGCTTGCCCTCGAGCAACGGATGCGGACGCAGCACGCGGAACCGGGGCCGTGGCTGCTGTTCGCGCCGATCAAGAAGACCGGCGTCGACTTCATCGTGGAGAAGGCGACCGAGTTGGGCGCCGCGCATCTGTGGCCGGTGCTGACCCGGCGGACGCAGTCGGGCCGCGTCAATCTGGAGCGCCTGCAGGCCCAAGCCATCGAGGCGGCAGAGCAGTGCCGCCGCCTTACCATTCCGGCCATCGCCGCGCCGGTTTCTCTCGCCGCGCTGCCGGCGCACTGGCCGCCGGACCGGCGGCTCATCGTTCTCGACGAGCGTGGAACGGCGCCGCCGCTCGCCGCCGTCATTCAGGACGGCGCGCGCCGGCATCCGACCATGCCGGTCGGCTTCCTGGTCGGCCCGGAGGGCGGCTTCACGGCTTCCGAACTTGACGCGCTGACGACGCTGCCCTTTCTTAGCGCCGCGTCGCTCGGTCCGCGCATCCTCCGGGCTGAAACCGCGGCGCTGGCCGCGCTGGCATGCTGGCAAGCAGTTGCCGGTGACTGGGGCCAGTGA
- a CDS encoding glutamate--cysteine ligase produces MATTTTADSEPLTEKRQLVDFIASGCKPKERWRIGTEHEKFAYCLEDGRPLPYEGERSIRTLLESLIPFGWTPILEHGNPIALSAPDGCQITLEPAGQFELSGAPLKTIHQTCGEVDRHLEQVKSVAKATQVGFLGLGYQPKWPLAAMPWMPKGRYAIMRRYMPTRGNLGLAMMQATCTVQVNLDFESEAMMAEMFRVGLALQPVATALFANSPFRDGRPCGYLSYRSHIWTDVDPDRTGILPFVFEDGFGFERYVDYALDVPMYFVHRGDRYIDVAGRSFRDFMAGRLDGLPGERPIATDWEDHLTTIFTEVRMKRFLEMRGADGGPWNRLCALPALWVGLLYDAESRAAAWDLVRDWTAEEHAALRLAVPRLALKTVFRYGTLADIAVRVLEIARDGLNRRNIGDGTGQNESRFLNPLFQIAESRFTPAEDLLAAYNGRWRGSVDPVFREYAY; encoded by the coding sequence ATGGCCACCACGACCACCGCCGACAGCGAACCTCTGACCGAGAAGCGTCAACTCGTGGACTTCATCGCCAGCGGCTGCAAGCCGAAGGAGCGGTGGCGGATCGGCACCGAGCACGAGAAGTTTGCCTACTGCCTGGAGGACGGCCGGCCGCTCCCGTATGAGGGCGAGCGCAGCATCCGAACCCTTCTCGAAAGCCTGATCCCGTTCGGTTGGACGCCGATCCTCGAGCACGGCAATCCCATCGCTCTGTCCGCGCCGGACGGCTGCCAGATCACCCTCGAGCCGGCCGGGCAGTTCGAGTTGTCGGGCGCGCCGCTCAAGACCATCCACCAGACCTGCGGCGAGGTCGACCGTCATCTGGAGCAGGTGAAGAGCGTGGCCAAGGCCACCCAGGTCGGCTTTCTTGGTCTCGGCTACCAGCCCAAGTGGCCGCTGGCGGCGATGCCGTGGATGCCGAAGGGCCGCTACGCCATCATGCGCCGCTACATGCCGACCCGCGGCAACCTCGGCCTCGCGATGATGCAGGCGACCTGCACCGTACAGGTCAACCTGGATTTCGAGTCCGAGGCGATGATGGCGGAGATGTTTCGCGTCGGATTGGCGTTGCAGCCGGTGGCGACGGCGCTTTTCGCCAACTCGCCGTTCCGCGACGGCCGCCCGTGCGGCTATCTCAGCTACCGCAGCCACATCTGGACCGACGTCGATCCGGACCGCACCGGCATCCTGCCGTTCGTGTTCGAGGACGGCTTCGGGTTCGAGCGCTACGTCGACTACGCCCTGGACGTGCCGATGTACTTCGTCCACCGCGGCGATCGCTACATCGACGTCGCCGGCCGGTCGTTTCGCGACTTCATGGCCGGCCGCCTCGACGGCCTGCCGGGCGAGCGGCCCATCGCCACCGACTGGGAGGACCACCTCACCACCATCTTCACCGAGGTGCGCATGAAGCGGTTCCTGGAGATGCGCGGCGCCGACGGCGGTCCGTGGAACCGGTTGTGCGCGTTGCCGGCGCTCTGGGTGGGCCTGCTTTATGATGCGGAAAGCCGCGCCGCCGCGTGGGATCTGGTGCGCGACTGGACGGCAGAGGAACACGCGGCGCTCCGTCTCGCTGTGCCCCGCCTCGCCCTCAAGACAGTGTTCCGGTATGGGACTCTCGCCGACATCGCGGTGAGGGTGCTGGAGATCGCCCGCGACGGCCTCAACCGCCGCAACATCGGCGACGGCACCGGCCAGAATGAATCCAGGTTCCTGAACCCGCTGTTCCAGATCGCGGAATCCCGCTTCACCCCGGCCGAGGACCTGCTCGCCGCCTACAACGGCCGTTGGCGCGGCTCTGTCGACCCGGTGTTCAGAGAGTACGCCTACTGA
- a CDS encoding DUF411 domain-containing protein yields MNGLRVLLAAVVAAPLAAFDLTSPASADQHGASAGSVEQPAVTVYKSPYCGCCEGWIEHMKARGYAVSSHDMLDLQSVKTSARVPAELESCHTAVVGGYALEGHVPADAVDRLLRERPDVAGLAVPGMPVGSPGMEGPNPETYDVMTFDKTGGTSVYMSVVPTRE; encoded by the coding sequence ATGAACGGCTTGAGAGTTCTGTTGGCGGCAGTGGTGGCGGCGCCTTTGGCGGCGTTCGATCTCACGAGCCCGGCCTCTGCGGACCAGCATGGCGCAAGCGCGGGGAGCGTCGAGCAGCCCGCCGTCACCGTCTACAAGTCGCCCTATTGCGGCTGCTGCGAGGGCTGGATCGAGCACATGAAGGCGCGCGGGTACGCCGTGAGCAGCCATGACATGTTGGACCTCCAGTCGGTCAAGACGAGCGCACGCGTGCCGGCAGAACTGGAGTCATGCCACACGGCTGTGGTCGGCGGCTATGCTCTCGAGGGTCACGTCCCGGCCGACGCGGTCGACCGACTGTTGCGCGAGCGGCCCGACGTCGCCGGCCTCGCGGTGCCGGGCATGCCGGTGGGTTCGCCCGGGATGGAAGGGCCAAACCCCGAGACCTACGATGTCATGACCTTCGACAAGACGGGCGGCACGTCGGTATACATGAGCGTCGTGCCGACGCGGGAGTAG
- the tldD gene encoding metalloprotease TldD — MTNAAIADDLFFGRTDLDRGRVQALVDDSLHGADDGEMFLEYRQSESLVFDDGRLKTASFDTAQGFGLRAVNGDTTGYAHASVLGEESIRRAANTIAAVRAGHGGTFAEPPVGTNRRLYGDDNPLAAVPFEDKVALLAAIDAYARGRDERVCQVTASMSGEWQAVQIVRPKQPPIGDIRPLVRLNVSVVVERDGRREVGSHGVGGRVNYDRYLQPEAWRAAVDEALRQALVNLESVPPPAGEMTVVLGPGWPGILLHEAIGHGLEGDFNRKQTSAFAGLMGERVASPGVTVVDDGTIPDRRGSLTVDDEGTPTERTVLIEDGILVGFMQDRMNARLMGQKSTGNGRRQSFAHRPMPRMTNTYMLSGGHEPEEILGSVDRGLYAVSFGGGQVDITNGKFVFSCTEAYRIENGRVGAPVKGATLIGNGPDVLTKVAMIGNDMALDPGIGTCGKDGQGVPVGVGQPTLRIDGLTVGGTAF, encoded by the coding sequence ATGACCAATGCAGCCATTGCCGACGACCTGTTTTTCGGGCGGACCGACCTCGACCGGGGGCGGGTGCAGGCGCTCGTCGACGACTCCCTGCACGGCGCGGACGACGGCGAGATGTTCCTGGAGTACCGCCAGTCCGAGAGCCTCGTGTTCGACGACGGCCGCCTGAAGACCGCCAGCTTCGACACTGCCCAGGGCTTCGGGCTGCGCGCCGTCAACGGCGATACCACCGGCTATGCCCACGCCTCCGTGCTCGGCGAGGAGTCCATCCGTCGCGCCGCCAACACCATCGCCGCGGTACGCGCCGGGCATGGCGGCACTTTCGCGGAGCCCCCCGTCGGCACCAATCGCCGGCTCTACGGCGACGATAATCCGCTCGCGGCGGTGCCGTTCGAGGACAAGGTCGCCCTGTTGGCCGCCATCGATGCGTACGCCCGCGGCCGCGACGAGCGAGTCTGCCAGGTCACGGCCTCCATGTCCGGCGAGTGGCAGGCCGTGCAGATCGTGCGCCCGAAGCAGCCGCCGATCGGCGACATCCGCCCGCTGGTCCGGCTCAACGTCTCGGTGGTCGTCGAGCGCGACGGTCGCCGCGAGGTCGGCAGCCACGGCGTCGGCGGCCGCGTGAACTATGACCGCTACCTGCAGCCGGAGGCATGGCGGGCGGCGGTCGACGAGGCATTGCGCCAGGCCCTGGTGAACCTCGAGTCGGTGCCGCCGCCGGCAGGCGAGATGACCGTAGTGCTCGGCCCCGGCTGGCCCGGCATCCTGCTGCATGAGGCCATCGGCCACGGGTTGGAGGGCGACTTCAACCGCAAGCAGACGTCGGCGTTCGCCGGCCTGATGGGCGAGCGCGTGGCGTCGCCTGGGGTGACCGTCGTCGATGACGGCACCATTCCCGACCGCCGCGGCTCGCTCACGGTCGATGACGAGGGCACGCCGACGGAGCGGACGGTGCTGATCGAGGACGGCATCCTGGTCGGCTTCATGCAGGACCGCATGAACGCTCGGCTGATGGGTCAGAAGTCCACCGGCAACGGCCGCCGCCAGAGCTTCGCGCACCGGCCGATGCCGCGCATGACCAATACCTACATGCTCTCCGGCGGTCATGAGCCGGAGGAGATCCTCGGCTCGGTCGACCGCGGGCTTTACGCCGTGTCGTTCGGCGGCGGTCAGGTCGACATCACCAACGGCAAGTTCGTGTTCTCGTGCACCGAGGCGTACCGGATCGAAAACGGACGGGTCGGGGCGCCGGTGAAGGGGGCGACCCTGATCGGCAATGGTCCGGATGTGCTGACCAAGGTGGCGATGATCGGCAACGACATGGCGCTCGACCCCGGCATCGGCACCTGCGGCAAGGACGGCCAGGGCGTGCCCGTCGGCGTCGGCCAGCCGACGCTCCGCATCGACGGCCTCACGGTCGGCGGCACGGCTTTCTAA
- the metZ gene encoding O-succinylhomoserine sulfhydrylase gives MARDLRDENGWRPATRLVRGGTCRSAHEETSEALYMTSGYVYGCAEEAEAAFKGDTQRYVYSRFANPTVTMFEARMAAAEGAAHCRATASGMAAVFASMACAVRAGDRVVASRALFGSCQYVVAEILPRFGVETEFVDGGDLAAWDQALARAAAFVFLETPANPTLGIIDLAAVAELAHRAGAKVVVDNVFASPILQKPLELGADIVVYSATKHIDGQGRCLGGAVLTNDGDYEDTVLVPFLRNTGPALSPFNAWLLLKGLETLELRVQRHCGNAAAVAGFLEARDGVGRVLYPGLASHPQHDLAARQMTAGGSVVSLELPGGKAAAFRFLNALRLIDISNNLGDAKSLATHPATTTHQRLTPDERVGMGIGDGLVRISVGLEDVDDIKADLDQALAAASASTSGLRAAV, from the coding sequence ATGGCCCGTGATCTTCGCGACGAAAATGGTTGGCGGCCGGCGACACGGCTGGTGCGAGGCGGCACCTGCCGTTCGGCGCACGAGGAAACCTCCGAAGCCCTCTACATGACCTCCGGGTATGTCTACGGCTGCGCCGAGGAGGCCGAGGCGGCGTTCAAGGGCGACACGCAGCGTTACGTCTATTCGCGGTTTGCCAACCCCACCGTGACGATGTTCGAGGCGCGCATGGCCGCTGCCGAAGGTGCTGCACATTGCCGGGCGACGGCCTCCGGGATGGCCGCCGTCTTCGCCTCGATGGCCTGTGCGGTCCGCGCCGGCGACCGGGTCGTCGCGTCGCGGGCGCTGTTCGGCTCGTGCCAATACGTCGTCGCCGAGATTCTGCCGCGCTTCGGGGTGGAGACGGAATTCGTCGACGGCGGCGACCTCGCCGCGTGGGACCAGGCGCTGGCGCGGGCGGCGGCGTTCGTTTTCCTGGAGACCCCGGCCAACCCGACCCTCGGAATCATCGATCTTGCCGCCGTCGCCGAACTGGCGCACAGGGCGGGGGCCAAGGTGGTGGTCGACAACGTCTTTGCCAGCCCGATCCTGCAGAAGCCGCTCGAACTCGGCGCTGACATCGTCGTCTACTCGGCGACCAAGCACATCGACGGCCAGGGCCGCTGCCTCGGCGGCGCCGTCCTCACCAACGACGGCGACTACGAGGACACGGTCCTGGTGCCGTTCCTCCGCAACACCGGTCCGGCGCTGAGCCCGTTCAACGCTTGGCTGCTGCTGAAGGGCCTGGAGACACTGGAGCTTCGCGTCCAGCGCCATTGCGGCAATGCCGCCGCCGTCGCCGGCTTCCTTGAGGCCCGCGACGGTGTCGGCCGGGTGCTCTACCCCGGACTGGCAAGCCATCCGCAGCACGACCTCGCCGCGCGGCAGATGACCGCCGGCGGCAGCGTGGTCTCGCTCGAGCTGCCGGGCGGCAAGGCCGCGGCGTTTCGTTTTCTCAACGCCCTCCGGCTGATCGACATCTCCAACAACCTCGGCGACGCCAAGAGCCTCGCGACCCACCCGGCGACCACCACCCACCAGCGCTTGACCCCGGACGAGCGCGTCGGCATGGGCATCGGCGACGGCCTTGTGCGGATCTCGGTCGGATTGGAGGACGTGGACGACATCAAGGCCGACCTCGATCAGGCGCTGGCCGCGGCGTCAGCCAGCACATCGGGCCTTCGCGCGGCGGTGTAG
- a CDS encoding DUF1206 domain-containing protein — protein sequence MQRHGRAAKRRVAAEAGDNGKYKALARLGYASRGVVYVIVGALAVLAAWGGGGGQTTDTKGALQSLMDEPFGWVLIGVLALGLVAFAVWRAVQAFADADRHGSDGKALVIRGGMAVSAVTHLLLAVFAASLAFGWGSAGGGSGDSGTQSWIAKLMQQPYGVWLVAIVGLSIIGAGIAQIVKGVKVKFEKRLDADESAMRWMRPVCRFGLIARGIVFVIIGGFIGIAAWQSDPQEARGLAGALETLRSQPYGEALLGVVALGLIAFGIYCFVEAIYRRIGMGAG from the coding sequence ATGCAGAGGCACGGCCGCGCAGCGAAGCGGCGTGTGGCTGCGGAAGCCGGCGACAACGGCAAGTACAAGGCGTTGGCGCGGCTCGGGTACGCGTCCCGCGGCGTCGTTTACGTCATCGTCGGGGCGCTCGCCGTCCTCGCCGCCTGGGGCGGCGGCGGCGGCCAGACGACCGACACCAAGGGTGCGCTGCAGTCTCTAATGGACGAGCCGTTCGGGTGGGTCCTCATCGGCGTGTTGGCGCTGGGCCTCGTCGCGTTCGCGGTCTGGCGCGCCGTGCAGGCCTTTGCCGATGCGGATCGTCACGGGAGCGACGGCAAAGCGCTGGTAATTCGCGGCGGGATGGCGGTCAGCGCCGTGACCCACCTTTTGCTGGCCGTGTTCGCCGCCAGCCTGGCCTTCGGCTGGGGATCCGCCGGCGGGGGCAGTGGTGATAGCGGCACGCAGAGTTGGATCGCCAAGCTGATGCAGCAGCCTTACGGCGTCTGGCTGGTCGCAATCGTCGGTCTATCCATCATCGGCGCAGGCATCGCCCAGATCGTCAAGGGCGTCAAGGTCAAGTTCGAGAAACGGCTGGACGCCGACGAGAGCGCAATGCGCTGGATGCGGCCGGTCTGCCGGTTCGGCCTGATCGCGCGCGGCATCGTCTTCGTCATCATCGGCGGCTTCATCGGCATCGCCGCCTGGCAGAGCGATCCCCAGGAGGCACGCGGCTTGGCCGGCGCCCTGGAAACCCTGCGGAGCCAACCCTACGGCGAGGCGCTGCTGGGCGTCGTTGCGCTCGGCCTGATCGCGTTCGGAATCTATTGCTTTGTCGAAGCCATCTACCGCCGCATCGGGATGGGCGCCGGCTAG